A section of the Oryzias latipes chromosome 8, ASM223467v1 genome encodes:
- the armc5 gene encoding armadillo repeat-containing protein 5, whose amino-acid sequence MAGSSIKSEWKHSRPPSKDSHSALPESSLSWCLAHLYRSGPGTENQVDAGSGKDVDKRFRVSQWRALVAIRTQHIKAGKAGIAKFRGYGGLRPLMNLLKQSECPRKTLDLALSILGNCCTEQDTRREVRKMDGINVLVDIMKRNVTLESVLNRAARALGNLAMDPDGSHLIHSAGGVPLLVLCLSMSSAPSSPTAAPPAESCLKLECAQSAARALLYLSDTPSSRLSLITQGAFSALAPLIAPEYPQGLRRVSLKTLHELTRGCGMECAREVSRSGVLAQLGLMVSEDSGKGFEELALKTLANMCAQGCLRPLVGSLGVIQKFTEEIKKDPLKSGVFLKALCLCCKEAVNRAKVKESGGLEVLTSFLASHQNHSLSRLAILACVDFVFDEAAMEQLQELGLVPLLVARLVKITREEEQTAEKLDASSLSGTSPKELLPTSCLESFDFPPPEGSKKEEACREQGSSSFLSLRSWLLSEGLISSEGDLLDSSRVDGECASLPSSSPSSSSLKTAQSPKVAVTPSASSSFSPAPSLFSTGSSSPAFSSSSETYSYSSPSSALETSSSASSKTSQASASPSKFSSPQKKRRVSSASLLAKVTLDSPPSLPRPAAAYQHPYHPEPWTPESPVLLLLSRFSHAGDPSGALVSSGVTSGLLYYLTQHQDPSSRCFRLLSRLSCNPNCLQALVRTGSVALIHHHLCQTKGGEERQTERVKAKVKQLGVAVLNNLRVQCESGFGSGVLSHVMLSGSESDRMNCALSLPFLNSNKTLLRKLLLDTGGLLLALKPLGLDADADDDDDEEGDDKDHTVECGRLLPDLMNLPPSGRTSRLRSLYVSLLIGCLSALTAKADVARTDRRSLPSRSHPEVDSTPPLKKPRLSDTCPYGLSASDLFLLLDDGSRLPVNRAAVGGAEGAGEVHSQYFRALLRGGFGEAQTKAEEAIRIKDATTGMLLPLLHYLHGCRFGGETSQGGGTKATCLILDTLVHDGLNICQTAKELSTKDAVFLKTPLGEAMVGACRFLVDPLQRDLEDLCVSLLWSSSSKAAPRGEPAADRNAEKRKLEQEFAEVNLASPTCEAELTGLKCPLLQTERKKRGFSGAEHNICTGLDALSEVTTKKVSPASKPVKEPPQWGEEPAAAGLVASLLPQMYCFSQRYNYPTLGRTCLSLLLGVRDGPPLFPSSSAAGVCLRRLAKTADSTETLKQDLLHLASAALS is encoded by the exons ATGGCTGGATCATCAATAAAGAGTGAATGGAAGCACTCCAGACCCCCCTCCAAAGACAGCCACTCTGCACTGCCAGAGTCATCTCTGTCCTGGTGTTTGGCGCACCTCTACAGATCTGGACCAGGGACTGAAAACCAGGTGGATGCAGGCTCTGGTAAAGACGTGGACAAAAGATTTCGAGTCTCACAATGGCGAGCCCTGGTTGCTATTCGGACCCAGCACATCAAGGCTGGGAAGGCTGGCATTGCCAAATTCAGAGGTTATGGTGGACTCCGGCCTTTGATGAATCTCCTCAAACAGTCTGAATGCCCAAGGAAGACTTTGGACCTGGCCCTCAGCATCCTGGGCAACTGCTGCACAGAACAGGACACACGCAGAGAG GTTCGGAAGATGGATGGGATTAATGTTCTAG ttGACATCATGAAGAGAAACGTGACTCTGGAATCGGTTCTGAACCGAGCAGCCCGGGCTCTGGGGAACTTGGCCATGGATCCAGACGGCTCTCACCTCATCCACTCTGCAG GTGGCGTTCCTCTTCTCGTCCTCTGTCTGTCCATGTCCTCGGCTCCGTCTTCCCCCACCGCTGCTCCTCCCGCAGAGTCCTGCCTCAAACTGGAGTGTGCCCAGTCTGCCGCCCGGGCTCTCCTCTACCTCTCAGATACCCCTTCGAGTCGCCTCTCCCTGATCACCCAGGGAGCTTTTTCGGCCCTCGCCCCACTCATCGCTCCAGAGTATCCTCAGGGGTTGAGGCGGGTGTCGCTGAAGACCCTCCATGAGCTGACCAGAGGCTGCGGCATGGAATGTGCCAGGGAGGTGTCTCGTTCTGGGGTTCTGGCCCAGCTGGGTCTCATGGTGTCGGAGGACTCGGGGAAAGGCTTCGAGGAGCTGGCCCTGAAAACTCTGGCCAACATGTGCGCTCAGGGCTGCTTGCGCCCCCTTGTGGGCTCGCTGGGTGTCATCCAGAAATTCACAGAGGAGATCAAAAAGGACCCTTTGAAGTCGGGAGTCTTCCTCAAGGCTCTTTGCCTGTGCTGCAAAGAGGCCGTAAATCGGGCCAAAGTGAAGGAGAGCGGGGGCTTGGAGGTTCTCACCAGCTTTTTAGCTTCTCATCAGAACCACTCGCTTTCCAGGCTGGCCATTCTGGCCTGCGTGGACTTTGTTTTTGACGAGGCCGCcatggagcagctgcaggagctgggGCTCGTCCCGCTTCTGGTCGCACGGCTTGTCAAGATCACCAGAGAAGAGGAGCAGACCGCCGAGAAGCTGGATGCCAGCTCCTTATCCGGCACATCTCCAAAAGAGCTGCTACCCACGTCGTGTTTGGAGTCCTTTGATTTCCCCCCTCCAGAGGGAAGCAAGAAGGAGGAAGCCTGCAGAGAGCAAGGATCCTCGAGCTTTCTGAGTCTGAG ATCCTGGCTGCTGTCTGAAGGATTAATATCTTCTGAAGGGGACCTTCTGGATTCGTCCCGTGTGGATGGAGAATGTGCGAGTCTTCCATCATCTTCTCCAAGCTCTTCCTCTCTTAAAACCGCTCAGTCTCCTAAAGTTGCCGTCACTCCGTCTGCGTCCTCTTCGTTTTCCCCCGCGCCGTCCTTGTTTTCCACTGGTTCTTCTTCACCTGCCTTCTCTTCCTCTTCAGAGACGTACAGTTATTCGTCTCCTTCCAGCGCGCTGGAGACTAGTTCCTCTGCTTCCTCTAAGACAAGTCAAGCCTCGGCCTCTCCGTCAAAGTTCTCCTCCCCACAGAAGAAGAGAAGAGTCAGTTCAGCGTCTCTCCTCGCTAAAGTCACTCTGGACTCCCCTCCGTCTTTGCCTCGGCCGGCAGCGGCTTACCAACACCCGTACCACCCCGAACCCTGGACGCCCGAATCTCccgtcctgctgctgctgtcccgCTTCTCCCACGCCGGCGACCCGAGCGGCGCTCTGGTCAGCTCTGGTGTCACGTCTGGGCTGCTCTACTACCTCACTCAGCACCAGGACCCGAGCAGCAGGTGCTTCCGTTTGCTCAGCCGCCTGAGCTGCAACCCAAACTGCTTGCAGGCTCTGGTCCGGACGGGTTCGGTGGCGCTCATTCACCATCACCTCTGCCAAACtaaaggaggagaggagaggcaGACGGAGAGAGTGAAGGCCAAAGTGAAACAGCTGG GCGTCGCTGTTCTGAATAACCTGCGGGTTCAGTGCGAGTCGGGCTTTGGTTCCGGCGTCCTTTCCCATGTGATGCTGTCGGGCTCGGAGTCAGACAGGATGAACTGTGCGCTGTCTCTGCCTTTCTTAAACAG CAACAAAACTCTGTTGAGGAAGCTTCTTCTCGACACTGGGGGTCTGCTTCTGGCTCTGAAACCTCTGGGTCTTGACGCTGAcgctgatgatgatgacgatgaggaGGGGGACGATAAAGATCACACCGTGGAGTGTGGCCGGCTGCTTCCCGACCTGATGAATTTACCCCCCTCCGGTCGGACCTCTCGCCTCCGTTCTCTGTACGTCTCTCTCCTGATTGGATGCTTGTCTGCTTTGACCGCTAAAGCTGACGTAGCCAGAACAGATAGGCGCTCACTGCCGTCACGCAGTCACCCTGAAGTGGACTCCACCCCTCCCTTGAAAAAGCCCCGCCTTTCCGACACCTGCCCGTACGGTCTGTCGGCGTCCGACTTGTTCCTGCTGCTGGACGACGGCAGCCGGCTCCCGGTCAACAGAGCGGCCGTGGGCGGGGCGGAGGGAGCGGGCGAAGTGCACTCGCAGTACTTTCGGGCTCTGTTGAGAGGAGGCTTTGGAGAAGCTCAGACTAAAGCAGAAGAAGCCATAAGAATCAAAGACGCAACTACAGGAATGCTGCTCCCGCTGCTTCATTACCTCCACGGGTGTCGTTTTGGCGGGGAAACCAGTCAGGGGGGCGGGACAAAAGCAACGTGTCTGATCCTGGACACATTGGTCCACGATGGACTCAACATCTGCCAAACGGCCAAAGAGCTTTCAACCAAAGACGCGGTTTTTCTGAAGACCCCTTTAGGCGAAGCGATGGTGGGAGCGTGCAGGTTTCTGGTGGATCCGCTGCAGAGAGACTTAGAGGATCTTTGCGTTTCGCTCCTGTGGTCCAGCTCCTCAAAGGCTGCTCCTCGAGGAGAACCCGCTGCAGACCGGAACGCAGAAAAGCGGAAGCTGGAGCAGGAGTTTGCTGAGGTGAACCTGGCGAGTCCAACATGTGAGGCAGAGCTGACGGGACTGAAGTGTCCTCTGCTGCAAACTGAGAGGAAGAAAAGGGGTTTTTCTGGAGCAGAGCACAACATTTGCACAGGACTGGATGCTTTGAGCGAAGTCACAACCAAAAAAGTGTCTCCTGCTTCAAAACCAGTAAAAGAACCCCCCCAGTGGGGTGAGGAGCCGGCAGCTGCTGGCCTCGTGGCCTCGCTGCTTCCTCAGATGTACTGCTTCTCGCAGCGCTACAACTACCCCACATTGGGTCGGACGTGCCTGTCCCTGCTGCTCGGCGTCCGGGATGGGCCCCCGCTGTTCCCGTCCTCGTCCGCCGCCGGAGTTTGCCTCCGTAGGTTAGCCAAGACGGCGGACAGCACAGAGACTCTGAAGCAGGACCTGCTCCATCTGGCTTCGGCCGCTCTCAGCTGA
- the LOC101170928 gene encoding uncharacterized protein LOC101170928 isoform X1: MDAMETIVITNNEGKETDKTISGSDVSKTRAEFIWTVQVTWQLVNTRLEMDHAFDQPVCKKKKLWEVVAEKVNSKLRESEASDFTVKAYECDLKWRNMLATYRKNAERAKRLGPASVHWEFFKAMHEVLGKSRDEIEAQRRAKLSGTKVGKAIASKRFTPILPTPPIMPAPCPAKPPQDVLQLYMDLQERKLNMWVQQKALEERKIEAINNLAQAISSLAQKNRMTNEGH, translated from the exons ATGGATGCAATGGAGACTATTGTAATAACAAATAATGAAGGGAAAGAGACAGATAAGACCATATCCGGTTCCGACGTGAGTAAAACGAGAGCAG AATTTATTTGGACCGTGCAAGTTACATGGCAGCTTGTCAATACCCGGCTGGAAATGGACCACGCTTTTGACCAGCCTGTGTGCAAGAAGAAGAAACTGTGGGAAGTGGTGGCAGAGAAAGTAAACAGCAAACTGAGGGAGTCGGAGGCCTCAGATTTCACAGTAAAAGCATACGAGTGTGATCTCAAGTGGAGAAATATGCTGGCCACATACAGGAAGAACGCAGAGCGGGCAAAGCGGCTGGGGCCCGCCAGCGTCCACTGGGAGTTCTTTAAGGCCATGCATGAGGTCCTGGGGAAGAGCAGAGATGAGATCGAAGCCCAGCGCAGGGCCAAGCTCAGTGGCACTAAGGTGGGCAAGGCTATAGCGAGCAAGAGGTTTACGCCAATCCTGCCCACGCCTCCCATTATGCCCGCTCCCTGTCCCGCCAAGCCTCCACAGGACGTCCTGCAACTGTACATGGATTTGCAGGAGAGGAAGTTGAACATGTGGGTGCAACAGAAAGCACTGGAGGAGAGGAAAATAGAAGCAATCAACAATCTGGCCCAGGCCATCTCCAGTCTGGCTCAGAAGAACAGGATGACAAACGAAGGACACTAG
- the LOC101170928 gene encoding uncharacterized protein LOC101170928 isoform X2, which yields MDHAFDQPVCKKKKLWEVVAEKVNSKLRESEASDFTVKAYECDLKWRNMLATYRKNAERAKRLGPASVHWEFFKAMHEVLGKSRDEIEAQRRAKLSGTKVGKAIASKRFTPILPTPPIMPAPCPAKPPQDVLQLYMDLQERKLNMWVQQKALEERKIEAINNLAQAISSLAQKNRMTNEGH from the coding sequence ATGGACCACGCTTTTGACCAGCCTGTGTGCAAGAAGAAGAAACTGTGGGAAGTGGTGGCAGAGAAAGTAAACAGCAAACTGAGGGAGTCGGAGGCCTCAGATTTCACAGTAAAAGCATACGAGTGTGATCTCAAGTGGAGAAATATGCTGGCCACATACAGGAAGAACGCAGAGCGGGCAAAGCGGCTGGGGCCCGCCAGCGTCCACTGGGAGTTCTTTAAGGCCATGCATGAGGTCCTGGGGAAGAGCAGAGATGAGATCGAAGCCCAGCGCAGGGCCAAGCTCAGTGGCACTAAGGTGGGCAAGGCTATAGCGAGCAAGAGGTTTACGCCAATCCTGCCCACGCCTCCCATTATGCCCGCTCCCTGTCCCGCCAAGCCTCCACAGGACGTCCTGCAACTGTACATGGATTTGCAGGAGAGGAAGTTGAACATGTGGGTGCAACAGAAAGCACTGGAGGAGAGGAAAATAGAAGCAATCAACAATCTGGCCCAGGCCATCTCCAGTCTGGCTCAGAAGAACAGGATGACAAACGAAGGACACTAG
- the LOC101167792 gene encoding protein ALP1-like: MPLKFPTVDVGHLSSAQMDVTEYVLSAGKAVLDMMEREWQPLNAVELEHQLDKAVEQILESDLASTLKRKKSPCIYEQLTQSQANAAPQMRTESGSAEAVESQPKRDSVDDAAVQHISELLQSSKAGTRMAGRARLSLSHTVLLSLTLLSERVSYRAVSDRFQLEKGNIHRIFFSFCERINRLEEKLIRWPVGSDAAETLVPFSSLLGKGEQENGKGVPQVLGVLGHTWIPIRLPVGKRVMERAKMKMETHPGSWLRLELVCDHRGQILHCRAGTGLEDGRGTSLRNRLAQQPDLTPSGSFLVARAGYPLTPQILTPYENSCGRKEELFNQTLEEHFGTFDQAVAKLKARFQRLKYLDVGNFERARAVVLTACVLHNVFLNTGQEFEGPFETEEAPIPEREVAVDEEGILHRDGVAELLFKNVNSARI, translated from the exons ATGCCGCTCAAATTTCCAACG gtggacgTGGGTCACCTCTCATCCGCGCAGATGGACGTCACTGAGTATGTTTTGTCGGCGGGGAAAGCCGTTTTGGACATGATGGAGCGGGAATGGCAGCCTCTGAACGCGGTCGAGCTCGAGCATCAGTTGGACAAGGCGGTGGAGCAGATCCTGGAGTCGGACCTGGCATCAACACTTAAAAGGAAGAAGTCTCCTTGTATTTATGAACAGTTGACACAAAGTCAAGCGAACGCGGCGCCTCAAATGCGAACAGAAAGTGGGTCTGCAGAAGCCGTGGAGTCCCAGCCGAAGCGGGACTCTGTGGACGATGCGGCTGTTCAG CACATCTCAGAGCtcctgcagagctccaaagCTGGGACTCGGATGGCTGGACGGGCTCGACTGTCTCTGTCCCACACGGTCCTCCTGTCTCTCACGCTGCTGTCGGAGCGGGTCAGCTACCGGGCAGTGTCTGACCGCTTCCAGCTGGAGAAAGGAAACATCCACCGGatcttcttctctttctgtgAGCGCATCAACAGGCTGGAGGAGAAGCTCATTAGATGGCCAGTTG GCAGTGACGCCGCGGAGACGCTTGTTCCATTTTCCAGTCTGCTTGGAAAAGGCGAGCAGGAGAACGGGAAAGGGGTTCCTCAAGTTCTAGGAGTGCTGGGACACACATGGATCCCAATCCGTCTGCCAGTAGGCAAACGTGTCATGGAGAGGGCTAAAATGAAGATGGAGACGCATCCTGGCTCCTGGCTCCGCCTGGAGCTGGTTTGTGACCACAGAGGCCAGATCCTCCACTGCAGAGCTGGAACAGGTTTAGAGGACGGGAGAGGCACCTCTCTGAGGAACAGACTTGCACAGCAGCCTGATCTGACGCCCTCAGGTTCTTTCCTCGTAGCAAGGGCCGGATACCCACTGACTCCACAGATTTTAACTCCATACGAAAACAGCTGCGGACGGAAGGAGGAGCTCTTCAACCAAACTCTAGAGGAGCATTTTGGGACATTTGATCAGGCTGTGGCTAAACTGAAAGCTCGATTCCAAAGACTCAAGTACCTGGACGTGGGAAACTTTGAGCGAGCCAGAGCCGTTGTGCTGACCGCTTGTGTTTTACACAACGTTTTCCTGAACACGGGACAAGAGTTTGAGGGACCCTTTGAGACAGAGGAGGCCCCGATCCCCGAGAGAGAAGTAGCAGTCGATGAGGAGGGGATTCTTCATCGAGATGGAGTTGCAGAgttgctgtttaaaaatgtcaacagtGCGAGGATTTAA
- the LOC101171580 gene encoding elongin-B-like isoform X3, with protein sequence MKPKMDVFLMIRRHKTTIFTDAKESTTVYELKRIVEGILKKPPEDQRLYKDDVLLNDTQTLGNCGFTNQTARPQAPATVGLAFRLGDDSFEQLRIESFSTPPELPDVMKPQDSGSTANEQAIQ encoded by the exons gaTGTGTTTTTAATGATCAGACGTCACAAGACGACCATCTTCACAGATGCCAAAGAGTCTACCACAGTCTATGAACTGAAGCGCATTGTGGAAGGCATTTTGAAAAAGCCACCTGAAGATCAGAGACTATATAAG gatgacGTGCTGCTTAATGACACTCAGACTCTTGGAAATTGTGGCTTCACGAATCAAACAGCACGACCTCAAGCCCCGGCGACAGTGGGTTTAGCCTTTCGTCTGGGTG ACGACTCATTTGAGCAGCTGAGGATCGAGTCATTTTCCACCCCGCCTGAGCTTCCTGATGTCATGAAACCCCAAGATTCAGGCAGCACAGCCAACGAGCAGGCCATCCAGTGA
- the LOC101171580 gene encoding elongin-B-like isoform X4, producing the protein MDVFLMIRRHKTTIFTDAKESTTVYELKRIVEGILKKPPEDQRLYKDDVLLNDTQTLGNCGFTNQTARPQAPATVGLAFRLGDDSFEQLRIESFSTPPELPDVMKPQDSGSTANEQAIQ; encoded by the exons ATG gaTGTGTTTTTAATGATCAGACGTCACAAGACGACCATCTTCACAGATGCCAAAGAGTCTACCACAGTCTATGAACTGAAGCGCATTGTGGAAGGCATTTTGAAAAAGCCACCTGAAGATCAGAGACTATATAAG gatgacGTGCTGCTTAATGACACTCAGACTCTTGGAAATTGTGGCTTCACGAATCAAACAGCACGACCTCAAGCCCCGGCGACAGTGGGTTTAGCCTTTCGTCTGGGTG ACGACTCATTTGAGCAGCTGAGGATCGAGTCATTTTCCACCCCGCCTGAGCTTCCTGATGTCATGAAACCCCAAGATTCAGGCAGCACAGCCAACGAGCAGGCCATCCAGTGA